A single genomic interval of Macadamia integrifolia cultivar HAES 741 chromosome 6, SCU_Mint_v3, whole genome shotgun sequence harbors:
- the LOC122081187 gene encoding uncharacterized protein LOC122081187, translating to MRNLYPKNKGKVYPSPSSSSSSSTTTIPNCSSPSRDALSVLKLLPAAILALASVLSLEDREVLAYMITRSMKTTTSPSSMVEEKKKYKKSSNTHKPPLFDCGCFDCYRSYWFRWDSSPNRELIHHVIEAFEEHLNNGELSKKNNGRGKKKDRLSRRRVIEKIDVDRPESERFVVSEKATESLEMELKPEKADPLLDVDAFAVIVSGRVEEDNQIKEEEEEDDIKCGNRRNTTAEEMEPELQVPAASGDNNHQHHKGLARHVIPDVLGLLNSRLWSLWSPSV from the coding sequence ATGAGGAATCTCTATCCCAAAAACAAAGGTAAAGTATACCCTTCGCCctcctcttcgtcttcttcttccaccaCCACCATTCCCAACTGTTCTTCTCCAAGTAGAGATGCTCTATCTGTGCTAAAGTTACTCCCAGCAGCCATTCTTGCTTTGGCTTCTGTTCTTAGCTTGGAAGATCGAGAGGTTTTGGCTTACATGATAACCAGGTCCATGAAGACGACAACGAGCCCATCTTCGATGgttgaagagaagaaaaagtacAAGAAATCTTCGAACACCCATAAGCCTCCCTTATTCGACTGTGGGTGCTTCGATTGTTACAGAAGCTACTGGTTCAGGTGGGATTCATCGCCCAATCGAGAGCTCATACACCACGTCATTGAAGCATTCGAAGAGCATCTGAACAACGGTGAGCTTTCTAAGAAGAACAACGgcagaggaaagaagaaggatagGTTGAGCCGTCGTCGGGTTATTGAGAAAATCGATGTCGATAGACCGGAAAGTGAGAGATTTGTGGTATCGGAGAAAGCGACTGAGTCGCTGGAGATGGAGCTGAAGCCGGAGAAGGCTGATCCATTGCTGGATGTTGATGCCTTTGCAGTCATTGTGTCTGGCAGGGTTGAAGAGGACaaccaaataaaagaagaagaagaagaagacgacatCAAATGTGGTAACAGGAGGAACACGACGGCGGAGGAGATGGAACCGGAACTACAAGTGCCGGCGGCGAGTGGCGACAACAACCACCAGCACCACAAGGGATTGGCCAGGCATGTTATACCGGATGTGTTGGGATTATTGAATTCGCGTTTGTGGAGTCTTTGGAGTCCATCAGTTTAA